A single region of the Ptychodera flava strain L36383 chromosome 9, AS_Pfla_20210202, whole genome shotgun sequence genome encodes:
- the LOC139140518 gene encoding transient receptor potential cation channel subfamily M member 2-like yields MTCLRRQDSVASIVESEEETDGLIQRDHEGSQKELLNALKENRTGKPTQAMLKGFGKENFNHFARNHLSTLYQHTVLGEECPLWLQDIAIENIMQHESDSREAREALMTSVGNFICNLLPLQFQRRAELGDMYISSTERHYNEAPVYGTRDVFLWAILSYRLELAMDIFNNGWPEYDRPSLIGASLTACKILNKLADIAKETAREKSLELDSSARKYKSIANFITSECFKENRKKTRQMVLHRRLQWGNESFLVISSFLEGDESESFRIVLDDLWTGRLKFSRYLKIKLILAIFPLFAFILRVHDERQVSCYNFPAKWTAYYTAPITKFMYNSIFFIFHLLAFSYFLMTDFHHGSNWYTISIWEKLVTIWVFGMTVEELRQMITVLKGNDVFDCLAHAWEHYMSDWNSIDWTMLLLFHAGFIVRLTIDEERFYIARVLYTLSLIIMFFRFLRFAIIWQYLGPKIEMIRLMTVRDLPPFLMIFVVYFISFGIAYRVLLFPNDVFSLNAVLAVFSVPFWQTFGYMQLEMTEDTPGCTTNISLADLDPDIERCPETQGYPLLVPILIGIFLIMSNILLLNIVIAVFNQTYGSVEEESAKIHRSNHYSLVEEYIARPILPSPLNMLELLIIRPLATLVICMYWSCTKKTFRCRPHSWKLFRLLMAGKEVDPPLWERVYGDRHYRYSRRISQNIVQVNALEQSQQTADRHVVTVTRQTSGFDQVTPQQIQQIFRKLHNTESQLRALQQGMDHILTELSRSRRRRRDSHSSVDETQF; encoded by the exons ATGACATGTTTAAGAAGACAAGATTCTGTGGCGAGTATTGTTGAATCTGAGGAGGAAACTGACGGACTCATACAAAGAGATCATGAG GGGTCGCAGAAAGAGCTGTTGAACGCCTTAAAGGAGAACAGAACTGGCAAACCAACACAGGCGATGCTGAAAGGTTTCGGGAAGgaaaattttaatcattttgcCAGGAACCATCTATCCACACTTTACCAACAT ACCGTTCTGGGAGAGGAATGTCCTCTTTGGCTTCAAGATATTGCGATCGAAAATATCATG CAACACGAATCAGATAGCAGAGAAGCTCGAGAGGCATTGATGACTTCCGTTGGAAACTTCATCTGTAACCTCTTGCCATTGCAATTTCAAAGACGAGCTGAATTGGGCGATATGTACATATCTTCTACAGAACGTCATTACAACG AAGCACCTGTATATGGAACTCGCGATGTATTCCTATGGGCAATATTAAGTTATCGTTTGGAACTTGCCATGGACATATTCAACAACGGATGGCCAGAATATGACAGACCTTCACTGATTG GTGCTTCCCTCACTGCTTGTAAAATTCTCAACAAACTGGCTGATATTGCGAAAGAAACTGCCCGTGAAAAATCTCTTGAATTGGATTCATCAGCCAG AAAATACAAaagtattgcgaatttcatcacGTCTGAATGTTTCAAAGAGAACCGAAAGAAGACGAGACAAATGGTTTTACACCGTCGACTACAATGGGGAAATGAAAGTTTCTTGGTGATTTCGAGTTTCCTTGAAGGGGATGAATCAGAAAGTTTTAGAATTGTCTTGGACGATTTGTGGACTGGCAGATTAAAATTTTCCCGCTATTTAAAAATAAAG TTGATCCTGGCGATTTTCCCCCTATTTGCTTTCATCTTACGagtgcacgatgaacgtcaagTGTCTTGTTATAATTTTCCGGCAAAATGGACAGCCTATTACACAGCGCCAATAACCAAGTTCATGTATAATTCT ATTTTCTTCATATTTCATCTACTGGCGTTCAGTTATTTTCTGATGACGGATTTCCACCATGGTAGCAATTGGTATACTATCAGTATATGGGAAAAATTGGTAACAATCTGGGTGTTTGGTATGACAGTTGAAGAACTGCGTCAG ATGATAACTGTACTGAAGGGCAATGATGTCTTCGATTGTCTCGCTCACGCGTGGGAACATTACATGTCTGATTGGAACAGTATTGATTGGACAATGTTACTTCTCTTCCACGCTGGCTTCATCGTCAGACTAACTATTGACGAAGAACGCTTTTACATCGCTAGAGTATTGTACACATTGTCACTTATAATCATGTTTTTCCGTTTCTTGAGATTTGCCATAATTTGGCAGTACCTTGGACCAAAGATCGAAATGATCAGGTTGATGACG GTTCGAGATTTGCCACCGTTCCTTATGATTTTCGTTGTTTACTTCATAAGTTTCGGCATCGCTTACCGTGTCTTACTGTTCCCGAATGACGTATTCTCTCTGAACGCTGTGCTTGCAGTGTTTTCTGTTCCATTTTGGCAAACGTTTGGTTATATGCAACTGGAGATGACAGAAG ATACTCCAGGATGCACAACGAACATCTCATTGGCTGATTTAGATCCCGACATTGAAAGATGCCCTGAAACACAAGGCTATCCTCTATTGGTACCAATATTAATTGGCATATTCTTGATCATGTCTAACATCCTCTTGCTCAACATAGTAATCGCTGTCTTCAA TCAAACCTACGGTTCTGTGGAGGAGGAATCTGCGAAAATCCATCGTTCTAATCATTACAGCCTTGTAGAGGAATACATAGCTCGCCCGATCTTGCCATCACCCCTGAATATGCTTGAATTACTGATTATTCGTCCCCTGGCAACGCTGGTAATCTGCATGTATTGGTCGTGTACGAAGAAGACTTTCCGCTGTCGACCGCATTCTTGGAAGTTGTTCAGATTATTAATGGCGGGAAAAGAAGTGGATCCCCCGTTGTGGGAGAGAGTCTATGGAG ATCGACATTACAGATACAGTCGGCGCATTTCACAGAACATTGTGCAAGTAAATGCCCTGGAACAGAGTCAACAAACTGCTGACAGACATGTAGTCACGGTGACAAGGCAAACAAGCGG ATTTGATCAGGTGACTCCTCAACAAATCCAGCAAATATTCAGAAAGCTGCATAATACTGAGTCGCAACTTCGAGCACTCCAGCAAGGCATGGATCATATATTGACAGAGTTAAGTCGGAGTCGGCGCAGGAGAAGGGACAGTCACTCAAGCGTAGATGAAACGCAGTTCTGA